The DNA window GAACAGGCTGTGTAGTTTTGGTGATGTTAATTCTGACAAGTGAGATCTAGAAGGCGCTGTGGGGTGAGATCTTTGAACTGGGTCTGGAATGATGGGTAGAACTTTGACAGATGGAGAAGCGGGTAAGGGCACTCTAGAAAGAGGCTACTGCCCGAGCAGAGGTAAGGACTGGTGTCAGGCTACAGGATACATcatgggaaagagaaataaatagcgTTTGGGGATTGAAGCCGAGAAGCATTTTAATATGAGATGGGCAAGGTAGGTTGGgattaaaggtaaaaaaaaagggttttaagTGCCAGGCTGAGAGATTTGCACTTCTGTATGTGGTGGGGAGTTATGGTTTTTGAGTAGGAAGTGTGGTGGTCAGAGCTGTGAGCCCTGCAGGATTATGGAGGATGGGTTGGAGAGACAGCAGTTGGAGATTGTTACCATAGCCCAGAGCCTGATCCaaggtggggagggtgggcagaTATGAGAAAGGGCATAGATTTGGTTTGTGCAGATGCTGGAGAGAGACTTGTTTGGGCTTCATGGGAAATATACTTGGGGGAGAGATTGAAATTTAGCATCCAGTTAACCAAGGACAGGGAACTTGAGAACAGCTGGTATTTGACTTTGGCCAGACATTAAACCCAAAGCAGTCCCATTACTGTCCTTTCAGAGCCACTGATCCTGACCCCTGGTGATCGGCTGAAGATTCAGAAAGACCAGCAGGGCCAGGTGCCCCACATGTAGCTATGGAATAGCAAAAGCTCTCTGCTTTGGAGTATCACAGGCTTGATTTTTAGCCCTGGTTCTGACATCAATAGCTGAGTGGcaaatcttttaattttcagagcTTCAGGCTCTTCACCCTATTGAAATTAAATAACAGCCATAAAACCCTGCTGTAGACCTGAGTTACCGAGAGGCTTCTTTAGTAACAGGGTTGGTAGGAGGAAGTCTAGTTCGTATGAATTTGGGTCTGGGTTGACTAGGGCCAGAGAACAcgttgaaactttttttttttgtctttttaaggccacacctgcggcatatggaggttcccaggctaggggtccagttggagttgcagctgccagcctacaacacagcaacaccagatcagagtcacatctgcaacctacaccatagctcatggcaatgccagatccttaacccagtgagcaaggccagggattgaacccacatcctcacggataccagtggggttcattaccactgagccacaacagaaactccctggcacttttttttaacctaagccTATCCTCCCTCTTCCTTGCAGCACCCTCATCACGTGTGTGGAATCTGGGATACTTCGAGTGTGGCATGACAATGACAAGGAAGCATCCTCTGACCCAGTGAGGCTCCCCTGCTCAGATCCTGATGGTTGGGGAAGGTGGGGCCCAGGGTAGGAGCCACATGAAGGCTTTGGGGGAGGAGGATTAAGGACTCAGGAACTGACTTTCATCTCGCATTCTTTTCAGCTCCTAGAACTGAGAGTGGGCCCTGGGGTGTGTAGGATGCGCCAGGACCCATCTCGCCCCCATGTGGTTGCCACGGGTGGGAAGGAGAATGCTTTGAAGGTGTGGGACCTGCAGGGGTCTGAGGAGCCTGTGTTCAAGGCCAAGAACGTGAGTGACGGTGGGTGGGAAGGGGCCGGGTCTAAGATCCAGGGAGGCTTCGGCCAAAGACTGTGAGTCAGAGACCAGATTGGCTTTAGGGGATAACgatggagggtgggaggaaggggcacTCTGAGCCCCCCACAACCCTGACCCTCATCTACCTGCCCCACCAGGTGCGGAATGATTGGCTTGACCTGAGAGTTCCCATCTGGGACCAGGACATACAGTTCCTCCCTGAGTCACAGAAGCTGGTCACCTGTACAGGGTACCATCAGgtgacaccccaccccaccccctatgGCTTTCTGGGTTAAGCAGCCTCCTAGAGGAACAGCTTTGCTGTGTAATACATATGCTTGGTCCCCGCCATTGGGAGAGCTGCCCTCTCACCATCCCTCTTCCATCCCGGAGCTCCCAGAAGAGGGACCACTTCCCCCGCCTGTTCCAGCCCAATAGCTGAGCCAGTGACCTCTCAGTGCATTCTAGGAAGGAGTTTCCTGAGCTGTGATTCGTCCTTTTCTTCCCATCTGtaagagagaagaagggagtAGCCCCTTCGTTGTAGAATCACATGGTGCGGGTGTCATGAGAAGACACGGGGCTGGGTGCCAAGAGAACTGGGTTCTGGGCCTGACGCAGCCTCTGACTTGCTTTGGCACCCAAGCCTGAGCCTCTGGTCTCTGGCCTCAGTGCCTCACCTTCACATAAAAGGCCCAACTGGGGAGCTATCACTTGGTCTCATTTGAAGTCCTAAGACCCAGGCAGGGTCACTGTATTTGTCACTTGCTTTGCTCTTGCATGTGGAAGTCTGATCATGTTGCTACGCCTCCACTCAAAACACATCTGAaggcttcctctctcctttcttgttCAGGCTTAACTTCTCTCCTTGAAATTCAGCTCCTCTGACAATTAGACCGACTTGCTTTTCCATCCCGAGAGGGGAAGATGGGGGGGATGGAATGTTCACACCTGCCACTCCCCGACCCTGGTggacccctcccctcagcccgGTACATCCACGCTCCTCAGCAGCTCTCCTCTGCCCCCCAACGCCCAGAGAAGAAGGGTGCGTTTCAACTTCAGGAGAGCGGTGTGTGAAGGAGGCTGGGACGATGTGGAGGAGCCACCGGGAGCGGGTATGGGCAGTGAGGGTACTGCTGTGATGCCTCAGTCTTCCTCCAGGTCCGTGTCTACGATCCAGCCTCCCCCCAGCGCAGGCCAGTCCTCGAGGCCACCTATGGAGAGTATCCACTGACAGCCATGACCCTCACTCCCGAGGGCAAGTGAGTGTTTAGAGGGCAAAGTGGGGCTTGGGATGGActccagggagctcctgctgaCCCCATTGCCTCTCGTCTCCTCCTCAGTTCAGTGATTGTGGGGAACACTCATGGGCAGCTGGCAGAAATTGACCTTCGGCAGGGTGAGTGGATGGACTAGCCAGCctgagagaggggaggaagggtggGATTCCCTCTCAGGTGGTGCAGCGGAGGCACTGAGCCCTCTTTCAGGTGCCAggttgcctgggttcaaatcctggttctgccaaaAGCTGTATGACCTTAGACAAGTTATTTTGTCAATTCCTTGTGTGCcttagttccctcatctgtaaaatggagatgaggtGACTGTCGTCTCAGATTAAAGATTGAAACAGGCGTTTCCgtcatggaaatgaatctgaccaggaaccatgaggttgcgggttcgatccctggcctcgctcagtgggttaaggatctggcgttgctgtgagctgtggtgtaggtcgcagacgcggctcggatctggtgtcgctgtggctctggtgtaagctggcagctacagctacagctccaattagacccctagcctgggaacctccatatgccatgggtgcagccctaaaaaaaaaaaaaaacataaagtcaTTTGAACAGTAACCAATAAATGGTTGTTGGCTGGCCACCTAGTGCTGATggctctcccctcctccagggcGTTTACTGGGCTGTCTGAAGGGGCTGGCGGGCAGCGTCCGAGGGTTGCAGTGTCACCCTTCAAAGCCCCTCTTAGCCTCCTGTGGCTTGGACAGAGTCCTGAGGGTACACAGGATCCGGAATCCACGGGGCCTGGAGCATAAGGTAAGCACCTGCTGCCTCCTGTGCCCCGCTTCATGTTTCTGTTTCAGTGGACTTGCCTCCTTAAGGCCCTTCATCTTTTGCAGGTTTATCTCAAATCTCAACTGAACTGCCTCCTCCTATCAGGCAGGGATAACTGGGAGGTAAGCAGTCGGGTCTGGGAATGTGGGCATCAAGGGCACAGGTGTGAGGATTTTCCCTGTGAAGAGAAAGGGCAAGCAGCTGGAACTCAGACTTGGGACCGTCCATCCACCTGCCACGTTAACTTAATttttcgggggcgggggggtgttaGTATAGTCCTGACAGGATTACTGCCGAGGGTGACATAGGAGCATAGATGAGAATGTTTCCCGGAGCAGGAAATAAGCAGGGTGGTACCTGGAGGAATTTACTCCCTTTGGCTGTGAGTCTGCTACCGTGCCCTGAGTTTTTCTTCCCACTCACCAGGATGAACCCCAGGAGCCTCAACAGCCCAATGAGGTGCCCTCAGAAGATACAGAGACAGATGAACTTTGGGCTTCTTTGGAGGCAGCTGCCAAGCGGAAGCTCCCGGATTTGGAACAGACCCAAGGGGTTCtccaaaccagaaagagaaaaaagaagcgGCCTGGGTCCACCAATTCCTGAAAAGCTTGTGCTCACTTTGTAAATAAACTGCTTAATATGAACGATGATCCTGATCCTTTTGTgatgggagaaaagaaagagcggTGGCTGCACCCTgagctggggtggtggtggggtgtctGACGTCACAAAAGCAGGGCCGCGAGCAGCAGGCTGGCGGCTGGTGTGGGTGGCACCAAGTGCAAGGCCGAGCGGGGCCATGGGCTGCTGCCAAGACAAGGACTTTCAGACGGATGTGCAGGCCAAAGAGAGCATGTCAGAGGAAGGTGGGACCAGAGACACACAAAGGGGGTTCAGGGAGTGGGCTTGGGGACTTCCCGATAGAAGGCTGGACTAGGGAGGGTAGAGCTCAGCGGGCCTCTTTATCCTCGCAGGCACTGAAGGGGTTGATGGGGACTCAGAGTACCACCAGCATCGTAAGTCGAACGATAGCCTTCTGATCACCGTGCTGTGGCGGCGGCTATCCTTGTTCAGCCGTCGGGGCTCCACGCGGACAAACAAGAGGCAATCAGTCCTGGGTCAAAAGCCGGGTTGTAAGATCCCGGAATGCAACCGGGAGGGGATCCCGGAGGAGCCAGAAAAGGGTTGACCCAGCCCTGCTCTCAGTTCGCCCCAGCCTCCAGAGAATAAACTTTCTAACGTGTACCTGCCTGAGCGCTTGCCCCTCAGCTGCTCGCTTTAGGCGCACAGGGCGCGGGCACCACCAGCGCGGAGGGCTCTTTAAGGCTCCTCCCCCGAAGCTGGCCCAGCCCCCCAACTCCGCCTCTAGTTTCCCTGGGGGGGGTGGGGCCTCGGAGGCGGCCTAGCCAATGGGACAGCGGAGTTGCTCCGGCTTTTGGGTTGGGGGGCGTGTCTCTCGGGTCGCCGGGCTCGAAAAGGCATGCCACCGCCTTCTCGTCACCGGGGGTGGGGTTACGTGTGGGTGACGTGGCGGCTTCTAGTCTTCGGTCGGGTTTCGGCGGCTTCGGCGCCGGGGGAGGAGGCGGTGACGAGCCGGGAGATTGTGGcagtggtggcggcggcggcaggcGGCAGAGAGGAGGTAGGGTCACTCTAAGTGGGGTCTGGCCGCTGTGTCCGCCCTGGGCAGCTCTTTCCGGGGATGGCGCCGGGCCGGGGGAAGGGAACCAGGGGCAAGCGGGCAAGTCCTGCCGGCCCGGCTCGGAGTGAGCGAATACCTTGCCCTCCAATCAGGAAAGCCCCTGTTGAGACAGACGTCGGAGTTAGCCAATCAGTGGTTGCAGTCGTCCAGAAGGTGGGACTTGGACGGGGGTGGGACTTCCTGCTTCAAATAAACACCTATAGCTTTCCCCCCTCCGCCCACCCAAGTGTGTCCCTCTCAGGAGGTCGCTCACCGTCACCGTTTTTCCCTGACGAGTTGAGGAACCCGTGGATGCGAAAAAGCCCAGTTAGGGCCTGGGACAGTTGCATGGGCCGGGCTGGAGCCTCGGGGCCACAGGACCTGCCTTTGGCCCTGCCTCTACTTCAGGGCCCGGGTCCGCggtctggcctccagaaccaagTTGGAAGAAGAGTCTAAGGAGCGGGAAGGCTTGGGCCGGAGAGGCAGCGGGGTCCTGCCCGTTGCGAGACGTCCCCAGGATCTACGGGTGGCTTTGGGCGCGCAAGTCCGTGCCAAGTGCAGAGGGAGTCCGAGGATTTGCTGGTTGGGGGGCTTTGTGGGGAAGGAGGCTGACTGGGGAATGACACTCTCCCCTCCACAACAGTCCGAGGTTATGCGTCTCAATGATCCCGCGGAAACGCTACGGGTCTAAGAACACGGATCAGGGTGTCTACCTGGGTCTCTCAAAGACGCAGGTCCTGTCCCCTGCAACTGCTGGCAGTAGCAGCAGCGACATCGCCCCTCTGCCCCCCCCAgtggccctggcccctccccctcccgacACCATGTCCTGCCGGGATCGGACCCAGGAATTCCTGTCTGCCTGCAAGTCCCTGCAGAGTCGTCAGGTAAGGACCTGGAGTGGGAAAGGCTGAAGTGAGCCTTACTCAAGCCTGGGAGAGGCGGTGCTCCAGCACTGCTGATTGAAATAATTACTGGGGGAGTCTGACGAAGAACTGACCCAGCTTGGCGGGGGTAGTAGGACCTCCCAAACAACTGAGAAGAGGTTGGCTAGCTAATCTAGAGGCAAGGATCTAGACCTTATCAGGGATCCCCTGAGTGTAGAGTTGCTATTCTGGAAGGAATATCTCAGGGAGAGAGATGGCAGCAGTATATTTGGTTTGGATGAGGAACAGATTCCAGAAAGACCCGTTAGCTCAGGGACAGGTACTTTGAATTCTCGTTCCAGTATGATTCTACCAAGTTTTCCTATGACAACAGGGAAGTTAACTTAGTTAgaactcagtttttgtttttgttttttgtctttttttgccatttcttgggccgctcccgcgggttcccaggctaggggtccaatcggagctgtagcctccagcctacgccagagccacagcaatgcgggatccgagccacttctgcgacctacaccacagctcacgggcaacaccggatcgttaacccactgagcaagggcagggaccgaacccgcaacctcatggttcctagtcggattcattaaccactgcgccacaacgggaactccagaactcagtttttacatatatgtaaaatgaaggaacttgtccttttctttctttcttttttttttttggtctttttgccttttctagggttgctccctgaggcatatggaggttcccaggctaggggtcaaatcgaagctgtagccaccagcttacaccgcagccacagcaaatggggatccgagcctcgtctgtgacctacatcacagctcacagcaacgctggatccttaacccactgagcgaggccagggatcaaaccggcaacctcttggttcctagtcggattcgttaaccactgagccacgacgggaactccacttttctaaatttttatcaaaatcacTTTGGAGGAATTATccttgtggctcatcggaaacgaatccgcctagtatccatgaggatgcaggttcggcccctgtgagttaaggatcccatgttgcagtgagctgtgatgtaggtcaaagacacagcttggatcccgccttgctgtggccgtggtgtaggcaggcaactgtggttcctatttgacccttagcctgggaacttctatatgccacaggtgtggacataaaaagaaaaaaaaaaaatcacttcggagccctttttaaaaagtgagatttCTTTATCCTGGTCCAGACTTTCTGAATCCAAGTGGAACCTTAGTAActgtaaatttaaatgtttttactgCTCAGCTCTTGTTAACTGCCCTGCTATATGATCTCCAAGAGTTTTCCATTTATCCTCTTCAGTTCCCAGAGTGGAGGAATAGAATGGTAACATTAGTTACCATTTATTTAGTGCTTATAATGGACCTGGTATTGGCTAAAATTCTTTGCATCccttatgttttgttttggtttggttttttagggcctcacccacggcatatggaagttccaggcctaggaatcaaatcagagttgcaaccGCCACTGCTTCTGCGccctacaacacagcttgcagcgatgctggatccttaacccactgagtgaggccagggatcaaacctatatcctcatggatcctagtcgggtttgttaactgctgagccataaagagaactcccccatatatatatatatatatttttttttttttggtcttttttagggctgctcctgtggcatatggaggttcccaggctaggggtctaataggagctgtagctgccagcctacaccagaaccacagctactccggatctgagccgagtctgcgacctacaccacagctcatggcaatgccagatccttaacctactgagcgaggccaggaattgaacctgtgacgtcatggttcctaaccactgagccatgacgggaactcccccccttatattttttaattttagcaacaACAATAGGAGGTGTCTTcgttttatagaagaggaaatagagaTTCAGAATGGTTTATGTAACTTGTCCCAAGCTCCCATCTAGTGATTGGTGATGTCAAGATTTGAACCTGTGTCTACCTGTGTGGACTGTCTGGTGGAGGATGCCACTGGTGCTGGAGGATGAGTTTAGCAGACACCTGAGGAATAGTGAGAGCTGGAAATGGGGAGGGAAAGCTAAAGTTCTGCCTCTTGGAgttccatggctcagcagaaatgaatgtgactagcatctgtgagaaggcgggttcgatccctgggctccctcagtgggttaaggatccagctttgctgtggctgtggctgtggccggcagcagcagctccagtttgacccgtagcctggaaacttccatgtgttgcgtgggcggccctaaaaagaaagccaaaaaaaaaaaaaaaaggtctacctCTTGACATTGCCTTTCAGAATGGAATCCAGACAAACAAGCCAGCTCTGCGGGCTGTCCGGCAGCGCAGTGAATTCACCCTCATGGCCAAGTGAGTTGAGAGTAGTTTTGTGGTGGGATGACTAGCATCTAAAGAGAAGTAGCCTTGCCTGTGGCCTGGGCTCCAGgggggctggggttggtggtgctGGTGCTAATGTGGGAAAGGCCCTCTCCTTCGCTTCCCCGCAGCGTTCTCACTAACTCCCGTTTGCAGGCGCATTGGCAAAGACCTCAGCAACACCTTTGCCAAGCTGGAGAAGCTGACAATCCGTGAGTGTTCTTGGGGCGTTGGAGAGCTGGGGCAGTGAAGGAACCAGAGAGGGCTGAGGAGCCGGACTGCttgagccttgtcttcaacctcACCTGTCATGGCCTCTTGTTTATCTCTGTAGTGGCCAAGCGCAAGTCCCTCTTTGATGATAAAGCAGTGGAAATCGAGGAGCTAACTTATATCATCAAACAGGTGAGCACCTAGCGATCGGGAAAGCCCAGCACCCCAATCAGATCACTCCCATCATTTTTCCCTGCTGTGGGAGCAAGTTTCTAGAGCCCGCCCCCAACATCCTGCTCATCCATTGTGTCAGTAGGCACTTAGTGGTCATCTACTGTGTACAAAGCACTGTGCTGGGTATTTGCTGCATAAAAGTTACGAGGCAGGATTCCTGCTCTCCAGAGCTTATtgtcagagttccccttgtggtgcagtggaaacgaatctgactaggaaccatgaggttgcaggttcgatccctggcctcactcagtgggttaaggatccagcgttgccgtgagctgtggtgtaggtcgcagatgctgtttggatctggcgttgctgtggctctggcgtaggccagcggctacagctccgatttgacccgtagcctgggaacctccatgtgctacgagtgcagccctaaaaaaaaaaaagagcttattgTCTAGAAAAGGTATCCGCCCCCATAAACACACGCAGTGAATAGGAGGCGAGTGGTACAGAAAagatatccttttctttttcctttttctttttctttttacagctgacctgcggcatatggaagttcccaggcttagaggtcgaatcggagctgcagctgccagcctacgccacagccacagccacatgggatctgcaatacatctctgacctacaccatggctttcAGACCCACACTGctgcttgtggcaactccagatccttaacccaatgagtgaggccagggatcaaacccacatcctcatggacactatgacaggttcttaacccgctgaaccacaacaggaactcccagaaaaggtcttacaaaaagataaatgagataGTCCAGGGACGCTGGGAAAGATTTTATAGAGAAGGTGAAATCTGAGCTGGTTTCAAGGCTCGTATAGAGGCAGTGGAAGAATATTCCAGAAAGAGGAAACAGTGTGTGCAGTGGCATGTCTCGTAAGAGGGAAAATTCCGGGCTCTGCTCGGAAGTCACCTGCCCAGGGAGGCCTGCTGTCACTGTACTGTTCAACACCCCCGCACCCCAAACTCTGATCTCCCTTCCcttgctctgttttctttctctttcttttttttcgctttttttcttttttaaaaaattaattaattttattacatttatagatgtacaacaatcatcacaaccaaattttacagcatttccatcccaaaccctcatctgttttctttttttatagcatttttatgtACATTCTAATGGTTTCTGTGATTACCTTTCTTATGTTTATGGTTTGTCTCTGTTTCCTCCCACTTACCTCATctccctcaaaaagaaaaaaaaagtgtgaatgcCATAACGGCAgagatttttcttcctgtttgtttATAGATGTATCCCAAGTGCCTGTAACAGGGTCTGGCATATAGTGGATACTCAATATTTGTTGATCAGTTGAGTGACTGGCCGCAGATAAGGCTGGAAGAGTAGATTGGTAGCTGGTTGTGAAGATCACTGTGGGTggacactagtcatatttgtttccgctgagccacaacagcaactccctaatagtttgattcttttctttctcagaacaatgtaataagaataaaatgagaaattgaatcatcttcttttttttttttggtctttgtgccttttctagggccactcccacggcatatggaggttcccaggctaggggtctaattggagctgtagccaccggcctacgccagagccacagccactcgggatccgagccacgtctgtgacccacaccacagctctcggcaacgccggatccttaacccactgagcaaggccagggattgaacccgcaacctcatggttcctagtaggattcgttaaccactgcgccatgatgggaactctgaaattgaaTCATCttagggtaaaaaaaaaacaaccctggaGCGTGGATGAACTGAGAAGCTAGGGAGGAGACTCGTGTGATTGCCAGTAGGAAGGTGATTATGGCAGAGGCCAAAGGGCAGACACATTCAAGAGATGCTGTGCTGAGACCAAAAGAGAGGGTTCCATTAAGTCTTGGGGCGTTATTGCATAGGCATTTAAGAACCACTGACtgcgggagttcccgtagtggctcagcggtaatgaaccccgctaggatccatgaggattcaggtttgatccctggcctccctcaagttggttaaggatcaggcattgccacagacATAACTcgagtctggcgttgctgtggctgtggtgtaggctggcaactgcagctctgatttg is part of the Sus scrofa isolate TJ Tabasco breed Duroc chromosome 2, Sscrofa11.1, whole genome shotgun sequence genome and encodes:
- the WDR74 gene encoding WD repeat-containing protein 74, which produces MAAAEARWNHVWVGTDTGILKGVNLQRKQAVNYTAAGQPQREEAVSALCWGAGGETQILVGCADRTVKLFSTEEGRFQGQRHCPGGEGTFRGLAQVDGTLITCVESGILRVWHDNDKEASSDPLLELRVGPGVCRMRQDPSRPHVVATGGKENALKVWDLQGSEEPVFKAKNVRNDWLDLRVPIWDQDIQFLPESQKLVTCTGYHQVRVYDPASPQRRPVLEATYGEYPLTAMTLTPEGNSVIVGNTHGQLAEIDLRQGRLLGCLKGLAGSVRGLQCHPSKPLLASCGLDRVLRVHRIRNPRGLEHKVYLKSQLNCLLLSGRDNWEDEPQEPQQPNEVPSEDTETDELWASLEAAAKRKLPDLEQTQGVLQTRKRKKKRPGSTNS